The Macaca fascicularis isolate 582-1 chromosome 11, T2T-MFA8v1.1 genome includes a region encoding these proteins:
- the KRT78 gene encoding keratin, type II cytoskeletal 78, with translation MSLSPCRAQRGFSSRSACSARSRGCSRGGFSSRSLNSFGGCLGGSRGSTWGSGGRLGVQFGEWSAGPGLSLCPPGGIQEVTINQNLLTPLKIEIDPQFQVVRTQETQEIRTLNNQFASFIDKVRFLEQQNKVLETKWHLLQQQGLSGSQQGLEPVFEACLDQLRKQLQQLQGERGALDAELKACRDQEEEYKFKYEEEAHRRTTLENDFVVLKKDADGVFLSKMELEGKLETLREYICFLKHLNEEELGQLQTQVSDTSVVLSMDNNRYLDFSSIITEVRARYEEIARTSKAEAEALYQTKYQELQVSAQLHGDRMQEMKVQISRLHQEIQRLQSQIENLKKQNASLQAAIADAEQRGELALKDAQAKVHELEAALRTAKQNLAQLLCKYQELMSTKLSLDVEIATYRRLLEGEECRMSGECPSQITISSVGGSTVVSGGVGGDLGSICGLSGGKSSSGSCCTSIVTGGSNIILGSGKDPVLGSCSVSGSSSGSSCHTILKKTVESSLKTSITY, from the exons ATGTCTCTCTCCCCATGCCGGGCCCAGAGGGGCTTCAGCTCTCGCTCAGCCTGTTCTGCTCGCTCAAGGGGCTGCAGCAGGGGAGGCTTCAGCAGCAGGAGCCTTAATTCCTTTGGGGGGTGCCTGGGAGGCTCTCGTGGGAGTACCTGGGGGTCAGGGGGAAGGCTGGGGGTGCAGTTTGGGGAGTGGAGTGCTGGGCCTGGGCTCTCCCTGTGCCCTCCTGGGGGCATCCAAGAAGTGACCATTAACCAGAATCTGCTGACCCCACTGAAGATTGAGATCGACCCCCAGTTCCAGGTGGTGCGGACGCAGGAGACCCAGGAGATCAGGACCCTCAACAACCAGTTTGCTTCCTTCATTGACAAG GTGCGGTTCCTGGAGCAGCAGAACAAGGTCCTGGAGACCAAGTGGCACCTGCTGCAGCAACAGGGGTTGAGTGGCAGCCAGCAGGGCCTGGAGCCTGTCTTTGAGGCCTGCCTGGATCAGCTCAGGAAGCAGCTGCAGCAGCTCCAGGGAGAACGAGGGGCTCTGGATGCTGAGTTGAAGGCCTGCCGGGACCAGGAGGAGGAGTATAAGTTCAA GTATGAGGAGGAGGCCCACAGGCGCACCACACTTGAGAATGACTTTGTGGTCCTCAAGAAG GATGCGGATGGGGTTTTCCTGAGCAAGATGGAGTTGGAGGGCAAGCTGGAGACTCTGAGAGAATACATCTGCTTCTTGAAGCATCTGAATGAAGAA GAGCTGGGCCAGCTCCAGACCCAGGTCAGCGACACGTCTGTGGTACTGTCCATGGACAACAACCGCTACCTGGACTTCAGCAGCATCATCACTGAGGTCCGCGCCCGGTATGAGGAGATCGCCCGGACCAgcaaggctgaggctgaggcccTGTACCAGACCAAG TACCAGGAGCTTCAGGTGTCTGCCCAGCTTCATGGGGACAGGATGCAGGAAATGAAAGTCCAGATCTCTCGGCTGCACCAAGAGATTCAGAGGCTGCAGAGTCAGATTGAGAACCTCAAGAAGCAG AACGCCAGCCTGCAGGCCGCCATCGCTGACGCTGAGCAGCGTGGGGAGCTGGCCCTCAAGGACGCTCAGGCCAAGGTGCACGAGCTGGAGGCTGCTCTGAGGACGGCCAAGCAGAACCTGGCCCAGCTGCTGTGCAAGTACCAGGAGCTGATGAGCACGAAGCTTTCCCTGGATGTGGAGATTGCCACCTACCGCAGGCTGCTGGAGGGCGAGGAGTGCAG GATGTCTGGGGAGTGCCCCAGCCAGATCACTATCT CCTCGGTGGGAGGCAGCACTGTCGTGTCTGGAGGAGTTGGTGGAGACTTGGGGAGCATTTGTGGACTTAGTGGCGGGAAAAGCAGCTCTGGGTCCTGCTGCACCAGCATCGTGACTGGAGGCTCCAACATTATCCTGGGCTCTGGGAAGGACCCTGTTTTGGGTTCCTGCTCTGTGTCCGGCTCCAGCTCTGGCTCCAGCTGCCACACCATCCTGAAGAAGACAGTTGAGTCGAGTCTGAAGACATCCATCACCTACTGA